The DNA region AAATTACTCAGCAGTCGGTTCTGCTGGCGCTTCGGTTGTTTCAACGGCTTCTTTCATACTTAGACGAACACGGCCTTGACGGTCGATTTCAAGTACTTTCACTTGAACTTCTTGACCTTCAGTTAGGTAGTCAGCCACTTTCTCGATACGCTTATCAGCGATTTGAGAAATATGTACTAGACCATCTTTACCAGGAAGAATCGTTACGAATGCACCAAAATCAGCAAGACGAGCAACTTTACCTGAGTAAATGCGGCCCACTTCCACTTCTGCAGTGATTTCTTCGATACGACGAATCGCTTCTTTGGCAGCTTTGCCTTCAGTCGCAGCAATCTTGATTGTACCGTCGTCATCAATTTCAATCGTTGTGCCAGTCTCTTCAGTAAGCGCACGGATCACAGCGCCACCTTTACCGATCACGTCTTTGATTTTCTCAGAGCTGATCTTCATGGTGTAGATGCGTGGAGCAAATTCAGAAATCTCTTCACGAGCACCAGAAATCGCTTCATCCATTACAGAAAGGATGTGCTTACGAGCGCCCTGCGCTTGGTTAAGCGCAATTTGCATGATTTCTTTAGTGATACCTTCGATTTTGATATCCATTTGCAGCGCAGTGATACCTTCGTTAGTACCCGCTACTTTAAAGTCCATGTCACCAAGATGATCTTCGTCGCCTAGGATGTCAGAAAGAACAACGAAATCATCGCCTTCTTTCACAAGACCCATAGCGATACCCGCAACAGAAGCTTTAATTGGAACACCTGCATCCATAAGTGCAAGAGAAGTACCACAAACAGACGCCATTGAAGACGAACCATTTGATTCAGTAATTTCTGACACAATACGTACTGTGTATGGGAATTCTTCAACTGAAGGCATTACCGCAGCAATACCGCGTTTTGCTAATTTACCATGGCCAATTTCACGACGCTTAGGAGAACCAACAAAGCCTGTTTCACCTACACAGTATGGAGGGAAGTTGTAGTGTAGAAGGAAGTGGTCTTTCTTCTCACCTAGTAAGCTGTCTATGATTTGTGCATCACGTTGCGTGCCAAGCGTTGCAGTAACTAGCGCCTGAGTTTCACCACGAGTAAACAAAGAAGAACCGTGTGTACGAGGAAGAACACCAGTGCGAACATCTAGTGCACGAACCATGTCTTTTTCACGGCCATCGATACGTGGTTGGCCTGCAATAATGCGGCTACGTACGACATTTTTTTCCAAATCATGGAAAATTGCGTGAATTTCTTTTGGATTAAGCTCTTCGTTTTCAGCTAAAAGTGTTGCTTTAACTTCATCACCAATATGATGGATACGATCATAACGCGCCATTTTCTCAGTGATTTGGTAAGCTTCAATTAGCTGAGTTTCTGCTAATTCAGCAATTTTTGCTTTTAACTCTGTATTTTCAGCCGGTGCAGTCCAGTTCCAAGACGGAGTGGCAACTTCAGCAGCAAATTCGTTGATAGCAGTAATGACCGTTTGTTGTTGGTCGTGACCATAAACAACCGCTGCTAGCATTTCTTCTTCTGTTAGGTTGTCAGCTTCTGATTCAACCATTAGCACTGCACCTTCAGTACCCGCAACCACTAGGTCTAGTTTAGAAGATTCAAGTTCAGTTTGGCTTGGGTTAAGTACTAGCTCGCCGTTGATGTGACCAACACGCGCTGCACCGATTGGACCATTAAATGGCACACCAGAAATCGCTAATGCAGCAGAAGTTGCGATCATAGTGATCATATCAGGTTGAATGTCTGGGTTTACAGAAACCACAGTCGCAATCACTTGAACTTCGTTTTTAAATGCATCCGGGAAAAGTGGACGAATTGGACGGTCAATTAGACGGGCTGTTAATGTTTCGCCTTCAGATGGACGACCTTCACGCTTGAAGAAACCACCCGGAATTTTACCCGCGGCGTAAGTACGCTCTTGGTAGTTAACTGTTAGTGGGAAGAAGTCTTGACCTTCAACTGCTTCTTTTTTCGCAACAACAGATACGAATACAGAAGTGTCATCCATGCTTGCCATTACAGCAGCAGTTGCTTGGCGAGCCATTACGCCAGTTTCTAAAGTAACGGTATGGTTACCGTACTGGAATTTTTTTACGATTGCTTTCACGTAAAGATCCTTAAATTAATAATTTCAAAGTATATAAATACCCTGTATGACTACTTTACCAATCGCGACTAATAGCAGACTTTTCTTATGCGTAACTCACGAAGCGGTTCGAGGGAGGTACTGAAAAGGATGTTATTAGTCGCGACCTTCATGGTCGACATCGGTGACTGTAAAGTTAATCAACAGAGGTTTGTTTACATGTTAATAAATGGAGTATTCATTAACGAAAACAAACGAGACGTAGTATAAACCACTTAGAGGTAAATGTCTTATTTCGGCGGTAGATAATATCTATCAGCAATGAGATTGGCCAAATTACAAGTACAAAAAAAGGAGCCGAAGCCCCTTTTTTATCAAGTATCTGTCTATTTCTCTTCGCTTGTTGAAGTTCAAGCAAGCAGCAAATCAATAAAACAAATGCTTTCTAATCTTGGTATTAAACCAAACGACGAATTAACGACGTAGGCCAAGACGCTTGATTAGTGCGAAGTAACGATCTAGGTTTTTACCTTTTAGGTAATCTAGAAGTTTACGACGACGAGAAACCATACGTAGTAGACCGCGACGGCTGTGGTGATCGTGTTTGTGATCAGCGAAGTGACCTTGTAGGTGGTTGATAGAAGCAGTAAGTAGTGCTACTTGTACTTCTGGTGAACCTGTATCGCCTTCAGCTTGTGCGTATTCTGCAACGATTGCTGCTTTAGTTTCTGCATTCAGAGACATAATGCTCTCCTAATAAGAGTGAGTGTATAAATGTGTCAGCCAATCTCTGATTCAGCCAACACGCGAAGCGCGGATTATAAGGAAAGAAAACATCAAGAGCAAGCCATTTCAACCTAGCCTATTCTTTTATTTTTAACCCGTTATTGTTCCGCTCAGCTTTCCGCCTCTTGATGACGAAAAACAACTAAACGTTTAGGGGCTATGCGCCCATCATCGTCAATATGGGCAATACCGAGAAAGATTCGTTCTTTCCCCATCGTCATACGAACAATACCTTCTGTTGGTGCGCCCGCAATCTGCACCGGTTGACCATGTTGAACATGATCGGCCATCACTTCATTCATGTTTACTTCAGGCAAATCTTGCACAGCGGTATCCATCGGCAACAACAAAGGATCAAGCAATTCACGTGGCTCAATATTTTGCTCTTTTGCTTGTTCCATTAAGGCTTCAAGTTGCTCTAAAGTCACCATTCGGCTCGCAGGATAATGTGAAACACCAACACGACGAAGGTAAGTCACATGAGCGCCACAACCTAACATTTCACCGAGATCATCAGTGATAGTTCGGATGTAAGTGCCTTTTGAGCAATGTACTTCCATTTCAACTTCATTACCATCAAAGCGAATAAGCTCAATTTCAAACACGGTAATTTTTCTTGATTCGCGTGGTACTTCAATACCTTTACGCGCATATTCATACAAAGGCTTACCTTGGTATTTTAATGCTGAAAACATCGATGGAATTTGGTCAGTGGTACCACGAAATTTGGCAATACAACGTTCAAGTAAGCCTCTATCGACTTTAACTTCACGGGTCTGTACTACTTCACCATCAGAATCGGATGTATTAGTTCGCTCACCTAATTTAGCAACAACACGATAACGCTTATCTGAATCTAATAAAAATTGAGAAAACTTAGTTGCTTCGCCTAAACAAATTGGCAGCATACCTGTTGCTAAAGGATCAAGCGCACCGGTGTGTCCTGCCTTCTCTGCAAAGTAAAGTCTCTTCACCTTTTGCAGCGCATCATTGGAGCTAATACTTGTTGGCTTATCCAGCAACAAAACGCCATCAATAGGACGACCACGACGTCTACGTGCCATTACTCTTCTCCTTCGTCCTCACGACCGGCATCTTTTTTACGCTGGTTATCTTTGCTCACAACTTCACTGACTAAGTTAGACATTCTCATGCCTTCCGTTAATGTATTATCGTAAGTAAAGCGGACTTCTGGCGTTAAACGTAAACGAATACGCTTACCTAGCGTCATACGAACGGCAACTTCGTGCTCTTTCAATGCTTCAAGGCTAGACTCTGGCGTTTGCTCACCGACACATAGGAAGGTCACAAATACTTTAGCGTAAGCTAGGTCACGTGACACTTCTACATCGGAAATGGTCACCATGCCGATACGTGAATCACGTACATCACGCTGAAGGATTGACGCTAATTCTTTTTGTAATTGTTGTGCAACACGTTGTGCACGGCTAAATTCTTTTGACATATCTTTTCTCACATCTGTTCACTCAAATTTTGAGTGTTTCTACAGAAAGAATGGGGAGCACATAATGCTCCCCATGGTGTATTAAACAACCTTTCGTCATATACCTTTGAAAGGTAACGAAACTTGATTAATCAAGAGTACGCTTGATCTCAACGATTTCGAATACTTCGATTTGGTCACCAGCGCGAACATCATTATAGTTCTTAACGCCGATACCACATTCGTAACCGTTACGTACTTCTTGAACATCATCTTTAAAGCGACGTAGAGATTCTAGCTCACCTTCGTAAATAACGATGTTGTCGCGAAGAACGCGGATTGGGTTGCTACGCTTGATAACACCTTCAGTCACCATACAACCAGCGATTGCGCCAAGTTTAGGTGATTTGAACACGTCACGAACTTCAGCAAGACCAATGATCTCTTGCTTGAATTCAGGAGCAAGCATACCGCCCATCGCTAATTTCACTTCGTCAATCAATTGGTAAATGATTGAGTAGTAACGCAGATCTAAACTTTCATTTTCAACAGTACGGCGAGCAGATGCATCAGCACGAACGTTGAAGCCAAGCAAGATAGCGTTAGAAGCTGCTGCAAGTACGGCGTCAGTTTCAGTAATACCACCAACACCAGAACCTACGATGTTCACTTTTACTTCATCAGTAGAAAGTTTACGTAGAGAATCGGCAATCGCTTCAACAGAACCTTGAACGTCTGCTTTAAGCACAACGTTAAGTTCAGCAACTTCACCTGCTTCCATGTTAGAGAACATGTTTTCAAGTTTCGATTTTTGTTGGCGAGCAAGTTTCACATCACGGAATTTACCTTGACGATAGTTTGCTACTTCACGCGCTTTACGCTCATCACGTACCACTGTGGCTTCATCACCAGACGCTGGAACACCTGATAGACCAAGGATCTCAACAGGGATAGATGGGCCAGCAGATTCGATGTCTTTACCATTCTCATCGCGCATTGCACGAACGCGGCCATATTCTTGACCACAAAGAACGATATCACCTTTACGCAATGTACCCGCTTGAACCAATACAGTCGCCACAGGACCACGGCCTTTATCAAGACGTGATTCAACGACAACGCCAGATGCCATGCCATCAGTAACCGCAGTAAGCTCTAGAACTTCTGATTGAAGTAGAATTGCTTCTAGTAGACCATCAATGTTGGTACCCACTTTCGCTGAAATGTGAACGAACATGTTTTCGCCGCCCCATTCTTCAGGAATAACATCGTATTGAGCTAGCTCATTTTTAACGTTATCAGGGTTTGCGCCTTCTTTATCGATTTTGTTTACTGCAATAATCAAAGGAACGCCTGCCGCTTTTGCGTGCTGGATTGCTTCAATTGTTTGTGGCATCACGCCATCGTCAGCTGCAACAACAAGTACAACGATATCTGTCGCTTGAGCACCACGAGCACGCATTGAAGTAAATGCGGCGTGTCCTGGAGTATCCAAGAAGGTAATCATACCGTTTTCAGTTTCAACGTGGTATGCACCGATATGCTGAGTAATACCACCCGCTTCGCCAGAAGCAACACGGCTGCGACGAATGTAATCAAGCGTCGATGTTTTACCGTGGTCAACGTGACCCATTATAGTAACAACAGGAGCACGAGAAACCGCTTCAGTTGTGTCATCACGATCAGATAGGATAGCTTCTTCTAATTCATTTTCTTTACGAAGAATAACTTTGTGACCCATTTCTTCGGCAACTAATGCTGCTGTTTCTTGGTCAATCACTTGGTTAATAGTCGCCATTGCGCCCATCTTCATCATAGTTTTAATGACTTCAGTACCTTTAACTGACATTTTATTTGCCAATTCAGAGACCACAATCGTTTCACCTATAACAACATCAGATTTAGCAACGGTAGCCGACTTATCGAAACCATGTTGCATCGATGTTGGTTTAGCAAGCTTACCTTTACGGTTGTTGCGACCACCACGAGCATTGCGCCCATTACCAGCCGATCGTTCTTCTTCTTTTTTCGCTGGTTTCTTCTTCTTACGACGACTAGCTTCACTGCGACGGTCTGCCTCATCTTCAGCAGCTCGAGCATGGACATTTGTCGTAACATGGTAATCAGAGTTTTCAGATTCTTTCTTCTTCTTCTCTTCTTCCGACCAGCGAACTTCGTTTTCTTCTGCTAATTTACGTGCTTCTTCAACCAATTTTTGAGCTTCTTGTTCTGCTTTACGTTGAGCTTCTTCTTCCTGACGACGTTTCAGTGACTCTGCTTCTTTTTTAGCGGCGTCATGTTGCGCTTTTTCTTCAGGAGAACGTTTAGCGGCAACTTTAGCTTCTTCAGCTTTAGCTTTATCCGCTATTTCACGTTTAGCTTTTTCTTCAGCCTCACGTTTTGCTTTTGCTTCTGCATCAGCTTTTGCTTTTGCTTCTGCATCAGCTTTTGCTTTTGCTTCTGCATCAGCTTTTGCTTTTTCTTCTGCTGCACGAACTGCGATTTCTTCCGCTTCACGAGCGGCTTGCTCTTCAGCTTCTCGCTTCGCTTCATCTTCAGCAGAAGAACGCTTCACATAAGTGCGTTTCTTACGAACTTCAACTTGTACTTCTTTACTTTTACCACCGCCAGCAGCAACACTTAATGTACTTTTGGTTTTACGTTGTAAAGTCAAACGAGTTGGTTCGGAATCGCCAGATGTGCTGCCATGTTCTTTTTTAAGATGCGTAAGAAGCTGCTGCTTTTCTGCATCTGTAACATTGTCTGTACTGGTCTTTTTCATACCAGCATCAGCAAGTTGTTCTACCAAGCGTTCAACTGGGGTCCCAATTTCGTCACTTAGTGCTTTCACTGTCAGTTCTGTCATACTGCTTTCTCCTTGCTGAAATTATTCTTCGTCGCCAAACCAGCAAATATTACGTGCGGCCATAATTAATTCGCCTGCACGTTCTTCTGTTAAGCCTTCAATGCCTTCTAGATCATCAATGCCTTGGTCAGCTAAATCTTCTAAAGTTACTACGCCTTTAGCCGCAAGTTTGAACGCTAATTCACGCTCTAAACCTTCTAAAGCCAATAGGTCTTCAGCTGGTTCTAAACCATCAAGTGATTCTTCTTGAACAAGGGCTAATGTGGTCAGTGCATTTTTCGCACGAGCACGCAGCTCTTCAACCAACTCTTCTTCAAGTCCATCAATTTCAAGTAATTCATTCACAGGTACATATGCGATTTCTTCTAATGTAGAGAAACCTTCTTCCACAAGCATTTCAGCAAAATCTTGTTCGATATCAAGATGCTTCATGAAGTTTTCGATAGCAGCTACCGATTCTTCCTGATGCTTATTCTTAAGGTCTGCCACTGTCATTACATTCAATTCCCAGCCAGTAAGCTGAGAAGCTAAACGAACATTTTGACCACTACGACCAATTGCTTGAGCTAAATTATCCGCTTCAACAGCAATATCCATTGAATGCGTATCTTCATCAACAATGATTGAAGCAACATCCGCAGGTGCCATCGCATTGATAACAAACTGTGCTGGATTATCATCCCAAAGCACGATATCAATACGCTCACCGCCAAGCTCACCAGAAACGGCTTGAACACGGGCACCACGCATACCAACACACGCACCAACAGGGTCAATACGACGGTCGTTGGTTTTTACTGCAATCTTAGCGCGAGAACCAGGATCGCGAGCCGCTGCTTTCAATTCAATCAGTTCCTCACCAATTTCTGGCACTTCAATACGGAAAAGTTCAATCAGCATTTCAGGCTTAGAACGCGTTAAGAATAATTGAAAACCACGCGCTTCTGGTTTAACTGCGTATAAAAGACCACGAATACGGTCACCTGGACGTAAATTTTCACGAGGAAGCTGATCTTCACGTAAAATAACAGATTCTGCGTTATTGCCAAGATCAACAATAACTGCATCACGTGTTGCTTTTTTCACTACACCTGTAACCAACTCACCTTCATTATCGATAAATTGCTCTACAATTTGTGCGCGCTCAGCTTCACGTACTTTTTGCACGATAACTTGTTTAGCCGTTTGAGTAGTAATACGGTCAAATGTAACTGACTCCATATCATCTTCAATATAGCCTCCAAGCTCGATAGTTTCATCATCGTATTGAGCAGCTTCAATTGAAATTTCTTTCGTTGGAAATTCAACTTCTTCTACAACCAACCAACGACGGAAAGTGTCGAAATCACCGGTTTTACGGTCAATCTCAACACGCACTTCAATCTCGTGTGGGCTTTTCTTTTTTGTTGCCGTAGCTAAAGCAGTTTCTAATGCTTCAAAAATACGCTCACGGGGAACCGCTTTTTCATTCGAAACAGCTTCAACAACCGCTAAAATTTCTTTATTCATGTTTATGCCTCTTCAGACTTAAAATTTTGGTATCAAGTTAGCTTTAGAAATATTACTTAAAGCAAATTGTTCTTCTTGGCCATCGACATCTAAAGTCACAATTTCACCATCAATAGCCGAAATAATGCCTTTCCATTTACGACGGTTATTCATCGCCATTTTTAAAACCAAATTAACATCATGTCCAATAAACTGTTGGTAATGAGCCGCTTTGAATAATGGGCGCTCCAAACCAGGAGAAGAAACCTCTAAGTTGTAAGCCACAGTAATTGGATCTTCGACATCCATTACAGCACTCACTTGGCGACTAACTTCGGCACAGTCATCAACATTAATGCCATTTTCATGGTCAATAAAAACACGTAAAGTTGAGTGTTCACCAGCTCGGATAAACTCCAAGCCAACCAATTCATACCCAGAAGCAGCGACTGGCGCCTCTAGAAGTTCGGTTAATTGTTTTTCTAAACCCGTCATTAAATTCTCCGGAAATGAAACCTCCCAAAATTCACTAATGTCACCGTAAATATATTGAGATAAAGCTTAAAGCCGATCGTCCAGAAACAAAAAAAGGGCATAAAGCCCAATTCAAATACCATGCATTCTACAAATAAACCTTAAATTGCCACATTAATAGCGAATCTAAGTATGCAGATAATAAAAAACCCCGAATTTCGGGGTTTTTTATTGCTGGACCCTGATATTGTTAAACTAAAGCTTAGCTTAGCTTAACTGTGTTTAAAGTCAGACTTTAAACACTAAAACTTGTAAAAGTAGATCTTATTTAAAAGATTGGTTGCGGGGGCCGGATTTGAACCGACGACCTTCGGGTTATGAGCCCGACGAGCTACCAAACTGCTCCACCCCGCGTCCGATTTACTTTCTAATTCTGAGGCGTATTATACTCGCTAGATTAGACATTACAAGCTTTACACAACAATGGTGCCGAGAGGGGGACTTGAACCCCCACACCATAAGGCACTAGCACCTCATGCTAGCGTGTCTACCAATTTCACCATCTCGGCAATATTATTTACTTACGTCTTAAAATAAAAAAACAATTACTGAGGAATTTCATCATTACTCTTAGGAGCAGGAATTTCATCAGTTAAAACTTCATTTTTTAAATCAGTCTTTTGCTCAACATTTACATTTGGAATTGCAAATTTTGATTCATGCTTAGCAGTTGAAAGATTACCTAACACTAAACTAATAATAAAAAATATAGTTGCAAAAATTGCAGTCGATCGAGTTAAAAAATTACCTGATCCACCAGAGCCAAATACAGTATTTGATGCTCCAGCCCCGAAAGAGGCTCCCATATCTGCGCCTTTACCTTGCTGAATTAATACTAGGCCAATTACACCAAGCGCAGCCAGAAGATAAATCACAAGTAGAACTGTTAACATTTTTCCACCTATGTATGAATTTTTTGAGTTGATAGGTTGAAACAACCAACGACAACGCACCTCCCTAATGAGGCGCAGTGATACTAACTAAAGCGAAACAGACTGACAAGAGAAAGTTATCAAAAAAATGTAACTTGCAGCCTGAACGATTAAAAAAAACACAAAAAAGGTTAGGTCAGTATCTTATTTGTAAATACTGACCACTAATTTTTCTTTTTAGCAGCTCTCTTTAACCTTATCAGCGATGGCATTTGCCGAAGATTCAACTAACTGAGCGTCTTCGCCTTCTACCATGACTCGAATTAATGGTTCGGTACCTGACTTACGCAGAAGAACCCGCCCCTTATTTCCAAGTAATTTTTCCACTTCAGATACAGAATCTAGAACCATTTGATTTTGTAGCGGGTCGGTATCCCCTGCAAAACGGACATTGATCAATACCTGAGGATAAAGCGTCATGCCTGATGCTAAAGCGTTTAGTGATAATTTACTCCCAACAACCGAAGCAAGCACTTGTAGAGCAGCAACAATAGCATCACCCGTTGTTACTTTATCCAGTAAAATGACGTGGCCGGAGTTTTCAGCACCAATCTTCCAATTATTTTCAAGTAATTGCTCCATAACATAGCGATCACCCACTTTTGAACGGACAAATGGAATACCAAGCTGCTTTAGCCCATTTTCCATTCCTAGGTTCGTCATAAGCGTACCAACAACCCCACCTTTCAACTCACCTCGGCGTAGTGCATCACGAGCAATAATATAAGCAATTTGATCACCGTCGACTTTATTCCCTAGCTCATCGACCATGATAATTCGATCGCCATCACCATCAAAAGCTAGGCCAAGATCAGCTTTCTCTTCCAATACCTTTGCTTGTAAAGCACGTACATCAGTAGCCCCCACTTCATCATTAATATTAAGCCCATTTGGCTCACACCCCATGGTAATGATTTCAGCACCAAGTTCAGTAAAGACATTCGGGGCAATATGGTAGGTTGCACCATGTGCACAATCGACGATAATTTTTAAATTTTTAAGGCTTAATTCATTAGGAAAGGTACTTTTGCAAAATTCAATATAACGGCCAGCGGCATCAACCATTCTTTTTGCTTTACCCAATAGTGCAGATTCAACACACTCAATATCTTTTTCAAGCTCTGCTTCAATCGCCAGCTCGATTGAATCCGGTAATTTTGTTCCTTCTGAAGAAAAAAACTTAATTCCATTATCATAATATGGGTTATGCGATGCCGAGATTACGATCCCAGCTTCCGCACGAAAGGTTTGTGTAAGGTAAGCAACAGCAGGTGTTGGCATTGGGCCAGTAAATATAGCCTTTAAGCCAGCGGCAGCTAATCCCGCTTCCAGTGCTGACTCAAGCATATAGCCGGAAATACGTGTGTCTTTTCCTATAATAACTTGCTTAGTGCCTTGCTGAGCCAGAACACGCCCAGCGGCCCAACCAAGCTTTAACATAAAATCAGGTGTTATTGGGAACTGACCAACTTTTCCACGAACCCCATCAGTACCAAAATATTTTCTTGTTGACATAACTTGTCCTTTTCAGCAAATAAGATAGCTTTACTCGACATCTGCAATATGAAAGCAAATCGTTAAAGCATCAAAATTAATTTATATTGGAGTTAATCATATTCAGCACACGCATAGCATCTTGAGTCTCAGCGACATCATGAACTCGAATAATTTGAGCACCTTTTTGTGCCGCAATTGTCGCACACACAACACTGCCGACTACACTCTCCGCCGGTGTTTTTTCCAGTAACTTAGAAATCATCGATTTACGAGACATTCCAGCAAGAATAGGTAAACCATATTGATGGAATTTTTCTAAATTCGCTAGCAGATGATAATTATGCTCTAAACTTTTACCAAAGCCAAAACCTGGATCTAAAATAATGTTTTTCTTATCAATTCCAGATTTTTCACAAACGTTAATCCGTTCCTCTAGAAAATCACACACATCCTGTAATACGTCATCATAAACAGGGCTTTGTTGCATTGTCCTAGGTTGACCTTGCATGTGCA from Vibrio casei includes:
- the glmM gene encoding phosphoglucosamine mutase; this translates as MSTRKYFGTDGVRGKVGQFPITPDFMLKLGWAAGRVLAQQGTKQVIIGKDTRISGYMLESALEAGLAAAGLKAIFTGPMPTPAVAYLTQTFRAEAGIVISASHNPYYDNGIKFFSSEGTKLPDSIELAIEAELEKDIECVESALLGKAKRMVDAAGRYIEFCKSTFPNELSLKNLKIIVDCAHGATYHIAPNVFTELGAEIITMGCEPNGLNINDEVGATDVRALQAKVLEEKADLGLAFDGDGDRIIMVDELGNKVDGDQIAYIIARDALRRGELKGGVVGTLMTNLGMENGLKQLGIPFVRSKVGDRYVMEQLLENNWKIGAENSGHVILLDKVTTGDAIVAALQVLASVVGSKLSLNALASGMTLYPQVLINVRFAGDTDPLQNQMVLDSVSEVEKLLGNKGRVLLRKSGTEPLIRVMVEGEDAQLVESSANAIADKVKESC
- the folP gene encoding dihydropteroate synthase; translation: MLLSANGKVLDLRTPQIMGILNMTPDSFSDGGKFNHLDKAMGKVESMILSGATIIDVGGESTRPGAQDVSVNDEVERVIPLVRAIKKHFDVWISLDTSKAAVMQEGIINGIDIINDIRALREPGALDVAVSSNLPVCIMHMQGQPRTMQQSPVYDDVLQDVCDFLEERINVCEKSGIDKKNIILDPGFGFGKSLEHNYHLLANLEKFHQYGLPILAGMSRKSMISKLLEKTPAESVVGSVVCATIAAQKGAQIIRVHDVAETQDAMRVLNMINSNIN